The DNA sequence CAACCGTATCGGCTCAACAGCGAGTACGTCCGATGACATACGAGGATCTCGAGCGAGTGCTTGCTTGGCGTAACCACGAAGAGGTGCGCCGCTACATGTACACTCAGCACGAGATCAGCCTCATCGAGCACTCGCGCTGGTTCGAGCGGGCATCCCAAGACTCCAGCCGCCACTTGTTGGTATTTGAAAGTAATGATGTGCCTCTAGGCTTCATAAACCTCCACCAGATTGCACCCGGTGGTGTGGCGGACTGGGGCTTCTATGTTGCTCCTGACGCGCCGAGAGGGACAGGCCGTCTACTGGGGCATGTAGTATTGCAACATGTTTTCACTCATCTAGCCCTGCACAAGCTCTGTGGTCAGGCCCTGCGCTTCAATACGAGGTCCATCAAGTTTCATCAGAGACTTGGCTTCCAGCAGGAAGGGATTCTGCGTGAGCAACACTTTGACGGCCAGAGCTATCACGATGTGATGTGCTTTGGCCTTCTTGCCTCTGAATGGCAATCGAACCTCTGAGAGATAACCGTATGTTGACTATCCCAAGTATCAGCATTGCCGGTCGACGCATCGCTCTCGATGCGCCGCCTTACATAATTGCTGAACTATCCGCGAACCATAATGGCAAGCTGGAAACGGCACTGAAGATAATCGAAGAAGCTAAAAAGGCGGGTGCCGACGCCATCAAGCTTCAGACCTACACCGCTGATACCATAACTTTGGATTGTGATTCGGAAGAATTTCAGATCCACGGGGGATTGTGGGATGGCAAGAGTCTCTATCAGCTTTACCAAGAAGCCCATATGCCCTGGGACTGGCATGCTCCACTGTTCGAGCATGCGCGTAAATTAGGTATCACCATCTTCAGTTCGCCGTTCGACAACACCGCTGTCGACCTGCTGGAGAGCCTCGGCGCCCCAGCCTACAAGATCGCCTCCTTCGAGGCCGTCGATCTGGCGCTGATCAAATATGTCGCCAGCACTGGCAAACCGATGATCATCTCTACCGGTATGGCTGATGCGGAAGAGATCCAGGAAGCGATAGCGGCTGCGCGCGACGGTGGATGCAAGGAGTTGGCGATATTGCATTGCGTAAGTGGCTATCCAGCCCCAGCAGAAGATTACAACCTACGTACTATTCCCGACATGATCCAGCGATTCGGCTTGGTTACGGGATTGTCCGATCACACGCTTGATAATACTACCGCTATTACAAGTGTTGCTCTGGGGGCATCAGTGATTGAAAAACACTTTACCCTAGACCGCAACGGTGGAGGGGCGGATGACAGCTTTTCCCTAGAGCCCGCCGAACTTACTGCGCTTTGTTGTGACAGTAAGACCGCGTGGGCAGCTTTAGGTCGAGTTGATTATGGTCGCAAGTCCAGTGAGCAAAATAACGCAAAATTTCGACGGTCTCTATACTTTGTGAAAGATCTGAAGGCTGGCGATGTGATTACTAAAAGAGCAGTGCGAAGCGTGCGGCCGGGGTATGGTGCTGCACCGAAATATTTAGATTATGTGCTTGGTAAAAAAGTAATATCTGATGTTTCTGCTAACAGTCCAGTTATTTTGGAAGGATTGAGAGATGCATGAGCGCTGCCTTGTAATTTATGAGTTCAATTAAAATGAAGAATAAGGTGTTGATTCTGGTAGAAACACCGTTTCAACTGTTGTGTGCTTATGAGTATTTGCGTAAGCATCAAGCCTGTATTTCTTTATATATAAGGAATAGCGGCGTTGGCAGTAATGATCAGCAAATGAGCGCAATGGTCAAGGATCTGAACATTAAAGTAAAAAAAGAGTTTTTGGTTAGGCCAGGTAATAAGATAGATTATTTTTGGTCGATCTTGGGTTTTTTGTTTAGCGATATTCATTGGTATAACAAGGTTGTTTTAGGCAGTTTTTTTTCTGGCTTTCAGAAATTACTTTGTTCTATTGTGCTGAAAAAAGAAATAGTTCTGCTGGATGATGGTGTTGCGACTTTATTGGCTGATAAAATAATTAATGAGCAAGGAGGGGAGTATTCAGTATTTAGCATCTTTGATTTGGATGGAGAAAAATATCTTAATTGCGAGGTGAATCGATTTGATTCGATTGCCGGAGAGTATGATTGTAAGGAGAATGAAGAATACGCTGTTTTTTTTATAGGGCAAAAATTGGTTGATATCGGTGCAATGGATATTGCTGCCTATACTAGGGTTCTAGAGTCTGCAGTGCGGGAGGCGTTTGGATCAGTTGTGCACTACATTCCGCATCGCACGGAAAGTCTAGCGTGTTTAGAAGCCGTTAAGAAAGTAAAAGGGCTCCAGTTGTTGCATGCAGATGTAGCGGTGGAGTATTTCATGTTGCGAAATAAGTGGCGTCCTAGGAAAATCTATTCAGTTAACTCTACGGCGCTTTTTACGCTGGCGAGCCTATTTCCTGATGCGAAGGCCGTTGCCATAATTCCCAGTACGTTAAAGACGCAAATGTTTGTGCATCATGATTTGATAATGGAGTCTTTCGAAAGGCACAAAACAATCGTGATAAATTATGTTTCGTAGATCTTGCGCAGAAGCGCTTCTGTCGTGTTGTGTGGTGGCGTAGACCTCTTTCGTCAATAGTATGATTATCTAAAGGCATTTAAATGCTTGGGTTGCTCGCTTTTCTTTCGACGATTGTGTTCTTTTCCCCAGTCGTTAATTTACTACTTCTCCCAATTGTCTTCTATAGATTGTTTTTTACCAGCTATGGAAGGGATCTGAGCTTCCTAAAGACGGGGCATATTATTGGGTTGGTGCTGTTGCTGTTGTCAGCGCTTCTGTCAGTTGCTGTATTTGCTTTTACAGATCCTTTGATTGATAATTTTGAAAAGTCTATATTGGGTGCTTTTCCCTATGTGGTGCTAATACTAATTTCTTTATTTGTGGGTATGGTATTTCGCAGGAAAGATTTGATAGTGGTACTTTTGCTGGTTCTATTTGAAGTGGCTGTAGGTTTTGCTGAATATATTGCTGGGGTTCATTCTTTTTTTTCGGTTGAACATAAAGGGCAGACGCAGATTGGTGATACGGAGTTGCTTTATTATAATCGGGTTTTTGGTCTCAGTGTGAATTCCAGTGTCTATGCTTTCAAGGTTTTAGTTGGCTCGGTTATTTTAATGGCAATAAAATCTGAGTTATCCCGGCGTGTCTTTCTGGTTTGTGCGGCAATACTCGTTGTCGGATTTGTTACGTCGTTCAATAGAACTGCCATTGTTGCTGCCGCGATTAGCCTGATGTTCTATTATGCAACTAATTGGAGGGTTGTGCTTTTCGGGGGGATGGTAGGTTGTGCTGTAGGTATTCTCTATTTGTCCTCTATCATTGAGAATCTTACGCGTGGTAGAGGTGAGCTGGATTTGTCTGGGCGGGATTTTATTTTTTATGAATTCTTCAATGTTCTAAAGCAAAGTCCATTCTTCGGTAACGGTGCGCAAAAAGTTTGGTTGGAGATTAACAATGGGTTATATCACGCGCACAGTTCATATCTTGAATTTTTGGTATCAAATGGCATTTTCATCTCGCTTTTGTTTTTTTGGGGCTACTATCTCTTGGTTTTGCGTGGCCGGATGCTGGCGGCGTTACCGTTGCTGATCTATTCGGTGTTTCAGTATGGATTGCTTTGGGGGTTGGTGTTTAATGATGTGGTATTTTTTGGGTTGATGTTTTATCTGTTAAGATCGAGGTCCGATAAACGAGCTGTTAAGGGGGGGCTCCGAACAGCGAGTAGTAATAAGGTTTTCTCTGGAAATGAAGGTGATTAATGTTTAAGCGCATAGTTAAGAAAATTCTTTCCGAGATTTTCTATCTGACTTCTGGACGCAATTTTATTGCGCCCTCAGGTCGGCCTAAAATAAACGGCTTCTGTAGATTTGGGGCGGGATTGATTTTGGGAGCTAACGCTAATTTTAATGGTGCGAGAACATTTGGAACTGGTAAGGTTTATATTGGAGATAACTTTCACTCGGGTGTGGGGTTGAAGATATTGACTCAGAGCCATAATTATAATGGCGCATCTATTCCTTATGATAAAACTATTATAGTAAAAGATGTTGTTATTGGTGATAATGTTTGGTTTGGTATGGATGTAATGGTTCTGCCAGGCGTGAGAATCGGGGAGGGAGTGATTATTCAGGCTGGAGCGGTAGTTTCGAAGTCAATACCTGATTTAGCCATTGCGGGTGGTAATCCCGCTGAGGTTATTCGGTTTCGTGATAAGAATCATTACTTTAAGATGAAGCAAGATGACCGCTATCTATAAAACTTTAGGTGTGGTGTTTGGTTACTCTTCGGTCTTATTGACGTCAAAAGGGCTTACCTTGTTGGTAAGTTACTTGGTTGCTTTCTCTGTGGATAACGCAGAGTTCGGATATTTTTCTCTTGCTCAAGCACTGTTTGTTACAGCGATTGCTTTGTTAGGGTTCAATTCTTCCGCGGCTTACGTTAGATATTTTTATAGCAAAGGAGTTGCTGCAACTTATAGGGCGTTAAAGCGGGTTTATTATTTGTTTTTTGCGCTCGCTGTTTTTTTTGGAATACTGTTATATTTTGTTTTTTTAGGGCATCCATATTTCGCTTGGTTTGCATTACTTCCCATTTCTGGTTTTTTAGCGGCACATATTGCCAGTTTTAATGCGATATATAGATGTTCAAGTAATTTGCTGGGTTATGCTTTTGCGGAATTGGGGAGGCCCGTTCTAGTCTTTATTTCATTGGCAGTGTTATTGTGGATGAAATTCGAGTTTTCTGTTGTTGCGGTATATTTAATTGTTCTGTGTTTTTCTTTGGTGTTGGTTGTTTTCTTTTCGTTCTTTCATCTTCGTTCGAAACTGCTCAATGAGTCGCAGTCGTCTCTGGATGAGAAGGAGGTTGTTGTATATCTACTTCCATTGGTAATGGTTCAATTGATGGCCTTGCTTAATAATGTTGGTGATAGATATATTTTGAGCGCGTTTGTAACTGTTGATGAGCTTGGTAAATATGGAAAGGCTTATCTTATAGGGTCGGCTGCGGGAATGCTCATTGATAGCTTTTCCTTGTTGTGGGCGCCATATGTTGTCAGAAGGGTCGATGATTTTAAGCGTAATCTGTATCCTAAGGCCCTGCTTGTTTTTGGGTGTGCGACCTTATTCTCGTTACTTTTGCTATTTGGGGCAGGTTTGGTTTTTATCTATGAGGTTTCATTCTTTTCTTTCGATTACCTTTTTTGGGTGATGGCGATCATTGTGCTTTCTGCATTTATGGCTCGTGTGGGATATCAAATATTTGTCCCGGTGCTGAGCGCCTATGATCTTACAGGTACCGTCGCCAAAATATCTTTTGTAGGTGCGATTAGCGGGATTGTTGCGAACTTTGCTTTGATTCCTTTTTGGGGCGGGGTAGGGGCAGCTATAGCGACCTGGGTTTCATTTTTCATTTTTTCCATACTTTCCGTCTGGGTTGTACGAGAAAAAATTCTTCGGGTATGAGTCTGTATCAAATAGATTGTTATATTTTTGTGATATAAGTCGAGCTGTAAAATAAACGCCGGTACTGGAATTTAACTCCGTCAGCCGGGATCGCTAATTACGGAGTATCGCAGCGTCCTATGAAAGTTCTGTATTTTCACCAACACTTTTCGACCCCGAAAGGCACGGTTGGTACCCGCTCTTATGAAATGGCTCGTCGTTTGCTTGCGCGTGGCCATCAAGTGACGATGGTGTGTGGAAGTTATAGTGGCGGGGAGACTGGTCTGAGTCTGCCTTTCATTGGCGGTAAACGACGAGGAACAGTCGACGGTATCAACATTATTGAGTTCGATCTGGCGTATTCCAATAGTGATGGTTTGGCAAAGAGAGCTGTGACCTTCGCTAAGTTTGCTTTACGCAGTATCGGTTTGGCGCTTACTGAGCGCTACGATCTGGTATTTGCAACCACTACGCCATTAACTGCGGGTATTCCTGGCGTTTTCGCTCGCTGGCTACGAGGTAAACCGTTCGTATTTGAGGTGCGCGACCTTTGGCCAGAGTTGCCCAAGGCTATGGGGGTGATCCGGAATCCTCTAGTGTTGTGTGCCATGTCGATACTGGAGTGGATAAGTTACCGCTCGGCGCATAGGCTGATTGGCTTGTCCCCTGGAATAGTTGATGGCATTGCTAAACGTGGGGTCCTGCGCAAGCGGATTGCTCTGGTCCCCAATGGTTGCGATCTCGGTATTTTTGCCGGCGACGTTGAGCCTTGGCGCCCCGAGCAGGTAAAACCGGACGATCTGCTGGCTGTTTTTGCGGGCACTCATGGCGTGGCCAATGGCCTGGATGCGGTGCTCGATGCGGCTGCGGAACTGAAACGGCGCGGACGTGACGATATCAAGTTGCTTTTGATTGGCCAGGGTAAGCTCAAACCGTCTTTACAGGCACGCGCGCAGCGCGAGGCACTGGACTGCGTTGTGTTTCATGAACCAGTTAACAAATCCCGGCTTGCTGGTCTGATGGCTAGTACGGATGTTGGGTTACAGGTATTGGCAAATGTGCCTGCTTTCTACGTTGGCACTTCACCAAACAAGTTTTTCGATTACATTGCATCTGGCTTGCCCGTACTCAACAATTATCCAGGCTGGTTGGCGGGGATGATCCGCGACAACCAGTGCGGCTATACAGTTGAACCAGAAAATCCGCGCGCTTTTGCGGATGCCCTGGAGCAGGCCGCGGGTGATAAGGCGGCAGCAAAGGAAATGGGTAAACGGAGTCGTGAGTTGGCTGAGCGAGAGTTTGACCGAGAACTGCTGGCAAATCGCTTTGTTGATTGGCTGGAGGGAATAAAGTGATGATCAAGCGCCTGTCCGATATTGTCGCCTCCTTTTGCGGTCTTTTACTGCTAGCACCAGTTATTGCCATCGTTGCATGGCAGGTTCGCCGCAAACTTGGTTCTCCTGTGCTGTTCCGTCAGGTGCGCCCCGGTCTGGATGGTGAGCCATTCGAGATGATCAAGTTCCGTACCATGCGTGATGCTGTGGATGTTGTAGGCAACCCACTACCAGACTCCGAGCGCATGACACCATTTGGCAGTTTCTTGCGTTCCAGTAGTTTGGACGAGTTGCCGGGTCTGTGGAATGTATTAAAGGGGGACATGAGCCTAGTGGGCCCGCGTCCGCTTTTGATGGAGTACCTTCCGCTTTACAGCCCTGAGCAATACCGGCGTCATGAGGTGCGACCCGGAGTTACCGGTTGGGCGCAAATCAATGGCCGTAATGCAGTTAGCTGGGACGAAAAATTTAAGCTGGATGTCTGGTATGTCGACAATCGCTCATTCTGGCTGGATCTTAAAATCGTCTTATTGACCATCAAAAAGGTGTTGGTGCGTGATGGCATCAACGCAGAAGGGGAGGCGACCATGTCCAAGTTTATGGGAAACAAACCGTGAATCGCCTAGCCGTTCTAGGTGCTAGCGGCCACGGTAAGGTAGTTGCAGATACAGCTGAGTGTTCCGGCTGGGACTCGATATGTTTTTTTGATGATGCTTGGCCGGCAGTTAAGCAAAATGGAATATGGTCAGTCGTGGGGAATACGGACCGCTTACTTTCGGAACTTGAAACGTTTTCCGGTGTGGTTGTCGCCATTGGCGATAATCGGATACGTCAGGATAAACTCCAAACATTAATTCTGGCTAACGCTAAGTTGATTACGCTTATACATCCTGCCGCTACGGTGAGTCGATATGCGACGATTGGAGCCGGTTCGGTCGTTTTTGCCGGTGTCGTAGTAAATGTAGGAGTTCAGGTCGGATTAGGTGCAATTTTAAATACAGGTTGTAGTGTTGATCATGATTGTGTTTTGGGGGATTCTGTCCATATTAGTCCGGGGGCGCATCTTTCAGGCGGTGTGAAACTGGGTGATCGGAGCTGGATCGGGGTTGGTGCGTGTATCAGGCAGCAGATTAATATTGGTTGTGATGTAGTTGTAGGGGCTGGCGCGGCGGTGGTAAATGATGTTGCTGCCGGTCGAATCGTGGCTGGTGTGCCGGCCAGGCAGCTGAAAGCCTAATTCAGATCGGGTCACCTGGATAATATTAATTTATATAGGTATAGATTGTGCTGAATACACCATTTTCACCTTGGCCTTCTTTCACCGAAGAAGAAGCGGATGCGGTTCGTGCGGTTCTATTATCTAATAGGGTTAATTATTGGACAGGGCAAGAGTGTCGCGAGTTTGAGAAGGAGTTTGCAGCTTGGGCGCAGGTAAAGCATGCTGTAGCGGTTACTAATGGCACCGTGGCATTAGATTTAGCGCTAAAGGCGTTGGGAATTGGTGCTGGAGATGAAGTAGTTGTCACGCCCCGAACTTTTTTAGCCTCTGTGTCCAGTATAGTTAATTGTGGCGCGGTCCCTGTATTCGCGGATGTAGATCGCGAGACGCAAAATTTTACCGCAGATTCAATTCGTGCGGTGCTCACATCTCGAACTCGTGCCTTTATCTGCGTCCATCTAGCAGGGTGGCCCTGTGATATGGATCCAATCATGTCTTTAGCGAAAGAGTTTGGTATTAAAGTTATCGAGGATTGTGCTCAAGCTCATGGTGCTTTCTATAAAGGGAGGCCGGTCGGTTCGATTGGAGATATTGGGGCATGGTCTTTTTGCCAAGACAAAATAATGACCACGGGTGGTGAGGGTGGAATGGTCACTACTAATGACAGTGAGCTGTGGTCTAGTATGTGGTCATTTAAAGATCATGGCAAAAGTTGGGAAGCAGTTTACGAACATGAGCACCCGCCAGGCTTTCGTTGGCTCCACGAAAGTTTTGGCACTAACTGGCGCATGTTGGAAATACAGGCTGTTATAGGTCGCATTCAGCTGCGGCGCATGAGAAATTGGAATACAAGTCGTCTGAATAATGCTCGCCAGATTTGGGAGTGTGCACGAACATGCGTTGCCTTACGAGTTCCAGTTGTTCCCGAAGACATTGTGCACGCAGCATACAAATGTTATGTGTTCGTAAGGCCCGATAAGTTAAAAATTAACTGGGATCGTGATCGGATATTGACGGAAATCGCCGCCCAAGGTGTACCCTGTTTTTCTGGTTCATGCTCTGAGGTATATCTTGAGAAGGCTTTTGACAATACTAGGTGGCGACCTGAAAAGCGGCTAGCTGCTGCGAAAGAATTAGGGGAGACCAGTCTGATGTTTATGGTGCATCCCACACTGACTGAAGCCCAAGTCGCCAAAACCTGCGACATTTTGAAACGTATAATGAGCGAGGCTACCGAAGCTTAATTTAGTGGTGGATAGTATTCGCCCGGAAAAATCCCTAAGGCGACATTTCAATCGAGTTCACGGGGCTGCGTCCAGGTGAGAAGCTTTACGAAGCGTTGTTGATCGGCGACAACGTCGCCGCAACCCAGCACCCGATGATCATGAGTGCCAACGAAGATCATCTGCCGTGGGAATGTGCTCAAGGCCAGCCTGTCTGAGCTGCTAGCTGCCACCGAGCGTGATGATTACGCCAGAGTCCGTCAGTCGCTCAGGAACACGGTCAGTGGGTATGTCCCGGACGGCGAGATTGTCGACTGGATCTACCAGCAGGGGCCGCCTCTAGCCTTGATTGTTACATATTCTGTAACTTACCCATTTTTGACAGCGAGTCATCATCGCCTAAGTTTGAGAAGCAGCTTCGGAAAAGCTGCTTTTCTCTTAACGATGTCATGGAGCGTCACTTATGCGTACAGGCTATTTCTACTCTTTGATTTTTGCCCTTCTGACCAGCGCGTCTATAGCGGTAATCGCTGCGCCTGCGGTCAAGCCCGAGACGACGTTTGCACCACAGGTATTGGATGTGTCGGCGCAGTCGCAAAGCACCAAGGTGGATCTTAACGGGGCGGATGCCGCCACGCTGCAACGCGAGTTGGCGGGGATAGGCAAGACTAAGGCTGAGGCGATTGTTGCGTATCGTGAGAGTAATGGAGCCTTCTCGTCGGTAGAGGAGTTGCTGGAGGTCAAGGGTATTGGTAAGGCGCTTCTGGATAGGAATCGCGAGAAGTTGGAAGTGAATTGAGGTGACATAGTGAAGGAGGCCGGTCGAGATGACTGGCCTTTTTACGATATGCAATCCATGAGTTCCACCGGTCCGTACAACCGCTCTCAAGATAGAGCAACGAATGGGCCGCGAAGTCGGCGGCATGGTTCGAGTCGACCCGCCGACTCAACAGCTTGGCGAATTCTGGCCCTTTTCGACAAGATCACCAGCAGGATCAATGGCGGCCAGAATGGCGCGGCTGAACGCCGGGAGCTATACGGTCGATATGGAGGTTCTGACACGCTTTCCCCACGCTAAAGCTGATAATCCCTGGTATAGCTGTGGCGTTGATTCTGGTCATCAGCGCGAAGCGGAAGTTCTAGGACTGGCGCTATGGGTTGAAGCTGATGGCGCAGCCCGGCCTGCATCACGGACTTGGAGAGCTCAGCAGCGCGGCTGCGGTTCAGATCCAGACAGAGCAGGGCGAGCGCATGGTTCTGGAAAAGGATTGTTGGCCAGCGAAAAATCACCACTAAGAACAGAGCGACGCACAGACGATCATGCTCGCCTGCGCGATCGCCTTGCCACTTCTAATTTGCGACTGTCAGTCGTCATCGAGGATTCAACCAGTGGCTGCGCAATGCCCGCCGCCCTCGACCTCGGCGGCGTGGTTCATGGCAGAGCAAGAGCCCAGCTTGCCCAGCGCATGCTCTACAAATTGTCGCCATCACCGACAACGGTGATCAGGGTCTGAGCAAGCTGGCGACGTGCCAGGCGAATGTAGGGGAATTGCATAAACAGGTTGGGTATTCGTTCGGCCGAACGCACGAGATGGAATCTACCCGGTGGGGATTATTCTCCAAAAGCGATGATTGTGGCTGGGGCCAGTTTCAGGATACCTATATGGCATAAATCATGATTACCAACTGCCAACCGATTGTTGAACAATCTCCAGGCCTTCCTTCATGACCAACGAACTGTCCCTAGCCGACCAAATCACCTTCGAACTACGCGCCGACATCATCGGCGGTCGCCTGGTCCCAGGCATGGCCCTGGTAGAGAGCAACCTGGTCTCAGCCTACAACGCCTCACGCAACACCATCCGCGAGGCGTTACACCGCCTGGGCCAGGAAGGGTTGACCCGTTATGTGCGTAACAAGGGGGTGATGGTCCGCAGGCTGGACGCCGAAGATCTTCGGGACGTGTTCAAGGTCCGTCGCACCCTGGAGCTTCAAGCCATCATGAGCAGTGCACCACTGCGCGAGTACCAATCCGACCGGATGCTCGAAGCCCTGGAAGCGGCCGAGCTGGCGCGGGAGCGTGAAGACTGGCGTGCGGTGGGTACCCATGGCTTGGCATTCCATCAACATATCGTCGGGTTGATGCGCAGTCCTTTGCTCGATGGTTTTTTCACCAACGTGGTCGCGCAGCTGCGTCTGGTGTTCTGCGCCGCACCCGATGAGCCGCGCTTCCAGGCGCCGTGGCTGGCCCGGGATCGCGAGATCCATGACTGGCTGGCCGAGGTCGACAAGGGCGCGGCCTATGAAGCGATGAGCCTTTATCTCGACGATTCCGAGCAACTGCTTTTGCAGTTCCTGACCCCCGCTATCCATCACTGATCGAGGATGTGTGCCATGTACAAAGACTATCCCGCCGCCTATCAGGTCAGCAAAGGCTCAGCCCTGCAGGTGGACAAACCCTTCTACGACCGCATCCGCACTCAGCAAGACAAGCGCACCCTGATTGAACAGTTCGAAGTGCCGATCCGCACCGGCCGCGCCTGGCACGTACCGGCCGGTCATGTGTTCCGCGTCACGACGCCGATGGGCCCGCAGGTGGGCGACTTTAACATCTGGAATGCCCATGATCCGCGGGAGCGGCTTTGGGCGGCGCGCACACGTCAGCTGCAGGGCGCCCACGTCAGCACCCATGATCGGTTGTGGTCGAACCTGCCGTTCCTGCGACCCCTGGTGACCATCACCGATGACAGTCTGGCCGGTTACGGCATCGACGAGCATGGCGGGCGGCTGCACGATTTGCTGGGGACCCGTTGTGACCCGTACGTGAACAAGATGCTGACGGGCGAGGACTTTCACCATCACTGCCATTCGAACCTGACCCGTGCGGTGTTGCCCCATGGTTTGACGGAGTTCGATGTGCACGACGTATTGAATATTTTCCAGTGCACCGGGCTCAACCATGACGACATGTATTTCATGAAGGCTTGTCCGGCACAGAAGGGCGATTACCTGGAGTTTTTTGCCGAGATTGATCTGCTGTGTGCCTTGTCGACCTGTCCCGGCGGCGACCTGTCGCTGGCGATGTGGGGACCGGATGCGCAGGATCCCCTCAGCGTCTGCCGTCCGTTGGGGGTGGAGATCTATCGGTTGGAGGATGCATTGCTGGAAGGCTGGAGTCAGCCTGAGCGGGCGGCGTACAACGGATTGCATGGGTTGCACATTGCCAAGGCGGATTGGGAGAAGTAATGCACAGGGCTTTTGTGGCGAGGGAGCTTGCTCCCGCTGGGTTGCGTAGCAGCCCCAAAGTCACGACTCAATCAGCCTGGTACACCGCGCTGGCAGGTTTGAGGGGGGCGCTTCGCGCCCCAGCGGGAGCAAGCTCCCTCGCCACAAGAGCGGTGTGCCAGTCTGTGGCTCAGCGATCCTTGGCCTCCTTCGCATCCATCTCCGCATTGCGCTCAGCCACGCGCTTGCGCTGTTCATCCGTCAGTTCGACCTTGTTGGCGGTGTCGCGCAGCATCATCAGACCACCGACGATCGAGCCGATTGCAACAATCAGAATCAACCAGGCATACCAGGGCATAGGGCTCTCCTTGAGGGGGCGATGGACGTGGGAACATTTCGCCGGTCCATCGCACCTACCACTTATGAGCGAAGGT is a window from the Pseudomonas brassicacearum genome containing:
- a CDS encoding polysaccharide biosynthesis C-terminal domain-containing protein, translating into MTAIYKTLGVVFGYSSVLLTSKGLTLLVSYLVAFSVDNAEFGYFSLAQALFVTAIALLGFNSSAAYVRYFYSKGVAATYRALKRVYYLFFALAVFFGILLYFVFLGHPYFAWFALLPISGFLAAHIASFNAIYRCSSNLLGYAFAELGRPVLVFISLAVLLWMKFEFSVVAVYLIVLCFSLVLVVFFSFFHLRSKLLNESQSSLDEKEVVVYLLPLVMVQLMALLNNVGDRYILSAFVTVDELGKYGKAYLIGSAAGMLIDSFSLLWAPYVVRRVDDFKRNLYPKALLVFGCATLFSLLLLFGAGLVFIYEVSFFSFDYLFWVMAIIVLSAFMARVGYQIFVPVLSAYDLTGTVAKISFVGAISGIVANFALIPFWGGVGAAIATWVSFFIFSILSVWVVREKILRV
- the pseI gene encoding pseudaminic acid synthase, with product MLTIPSISIAGRRIALDAPPYIIAELSANHNGKLETALKIIEEAKKAGADAIKLQTYTADTITLDCDSEEFQIHGGLWDGKSLYQLYQEAHMPWDWHAPLFEHARKLGITIFSSPFDNTAVDLLESLGAPAYKIASFEAVDLALIKYVASTGKPMIISTGMADAEEIQEAIAAARDGGCKELAILHCVSGYPAPAEDYNLRTIPDMIQRFGLVTGLSDHTLDNTTAITSVALGASVIEKHFTLDRNGGGADDSFSLEPAELTALCCDSKTAWAALGRVDYGRKSSEQNNAKFRRSLYFVKDLKAGDVITKRAVRSVRPGYGAAPKYLDYVLGKKVISDVSANSPVILEGLRDA
- a CDS encoding O-antigen ligase family protein — its product is MLGLLAFLSTIVFFSPVVNLLLLPIVFYRLFFTSYGRDLSFLKTGHIIGLVLLLLSALLSVAVFAFTDPLIDNFEKSILGAFPYVVLILISLFVGMVFRRKDLIVVLLLVLFEVAVGFAEYIAGVHSFFSVEHKGQTQIGDTELLYYNRVFGLSVNSSVYAFKVLVGSVILMAIKSELSRRVFLVCAAILVVGFVTSFNRTAIVAAAISLMFYYATNWRVVLFGGMVGCAVGILYLSSIIENLTRGRGELDLSGRDFIFYEFFNVLKQSPFFGNGAQKVWLEINNGLYHAHSSYLEFLVSNGIFISLLFFWGYYLLVLRGRMLAALPLLIYSVFQYGLLWGLVFNDVVFFGLMFYLLRSRSDKRAVKGGLRTASSNKVFSGNEGD
- the pseH gene encoding UDP-4-amino-4,6-dideoxy-N-acetyl-beta-L-altrosamine N-acetyltransferase, producing MTATVSAQQRVRPMTYEDLERVLAWRNHEEVRRYMYTQHEISLIEHSRWFERASQDSSRHLLVFESNDVPLGFINLHQIAPGGVADWGFYVAPDAPRGTGRLLGHVVLQHVFTHLALHKLCGQALRFNTRSIKFHQRLGFQQEGILREQHFDGQSYHDVMCFGLLASEWQSNL
- a CDS encoding NeuD/PglB/VioB family sugar acetyltransferase, whose product is MNRLAVLGASGHGKVVADTAECSGWDSICFFDDAWPAVKQNGIWSVVGNTDRLLSELETFSGVVVAIGDNRIRQDKLQTLILANAKLITLIHPAATVSRYATIGAGSVVFAGVVVNVGVQVGLGAILNTGCSVDHDCVLGDSVHISPGAHLSGGVKLGDRSWIGVGACIRQQINIGCDVVVGAGAAVVNDVAAGRIVAGVPARQLKA
- a CDS encoding sugar transferase; translation: MIKRLSDIVASFCGLLLLAPVIAIVAWQVRRKLGSPVLFRQVRPGLDGEPFEMIKFRTMRDAVDVVGNPLPDSERMTPFGSFLRSSSLDELPGLWNVLKGDMSLVGPRPLLMEYLPLYSPEQYRRHEVRPGVTGWAQINGRNAVSWDEKFKLDVWYVDNRSFWLDLKIVLLTIKKVLVRDGINAEGEATMSKFMGNKP
- a CDS encoding acyltransferase; its protein translation is MFKRIVKKILSEIFYLTSGRNFIAPSGRPKINGFCRFGAGLILGANANFNGARTFGTGKVYIGDNFHSGVGLKILTQSHNYNGASIPYDKTIIVKDVVIGDNVWFGMDVMVLPGVRIGEGVIIQAGAVVSKSIPDLAIAGGNPAEVIRFRDKNHYFKMKQDDRYL
- a CDS encoding glycosyltransferase family 4 protein, encoding MKVLYFHQHFSTPKGTVGTRSYEMARRLLARGHQVTMVCGSYSGGETGLSLPFIGGKRRGTVDGINIIEFDLAYSNSDGLAKRAVTFAKFALRSIGLALTERYDLVFATTTPLTAGIPGVFARWLRGKPFVFEVRDLWPELPKAMGVIRNPLVLCAMSILEWISYRSAHRLIGLSPGIVDGIAKRGVLRKRIALVPNGCDLGIFAGDVEPWRPEQVKPDDLLAVFAGTHGVANGLDAVLDAAAELKRRGRDDIKLLLIGQGKLKPSLQARAQREALDCVVFHEPVNKSRLAGLMASTDVGLQVLANVPAFYVGTSPNKFFDYIASGLPVLNNYPGWLAGMIRDNQCGYTVEPENPRAFADALEQAAGDKAAAKEMGKRSRELAEREFDRELLANRFVDWLEGIK